A DNA window from Pseudomonas tohonis contains the following coding sequences:
- the tcyN gene encoding L-cystine ABC transporter ATP-binding protein TcyN, translated as MITVRNLTKSFKDQAVLKGIDLTIEPGEVVAIIGPSGSGKTTLLRCLNLLEEPDGGTIQVGRIEIDANQPLKQQQWLIRQLRQHVGFVFQNFNLFPHRTALENVIEGPVVVKKEPRERAIDRARKLLAKVGLAGKEDAYPKRLSGGQQQRVAIARALAMEPDVILFDEPTSALDPELVGEVLTTIRGLAEEKRTMVIVTHEMSFARDVANRAIFIDKGVIVEQGDAKTLFSAPKEERTRQFLAKFLVG; from the coding sequence ATGATCACCGTCCGTAACCTGACCAAGTCCTTCAAGGACCAGGCGGTGCTCAAGGGCATCGACCTGACCATCGAGCCGGGCGAAGTGGTCGCCATCATCGGCCCCAGCGGCTCGGGCAAGACCACCCTGCTGCGCTGCCTCAACCTGCTGGAAGAGCCTGACGGCGGCACCATCCAGGTGGGGCGGATCGAGATCGACGCCAACCAGCCCCTGAAGCAGCAGCAATGGCTGATCCGCCAGCTGCGCCAGCACGTCGGCTTCGTGTTCCAGAACTTCAACCTCTTCCCCCACCGCACCGCGCTGGAGAACGTCATCGAAGGCCCGGTGGTGGTGAAGAAGGAACCCCGCGAGCGCGCCATCGACCGTGCTCGCAAGCTGCTGGCCAAGGTCGGCCTGGCGGGCAAGGAAGACGCCTACCCCAAGCGCCTTTCCGGCGGCCAGCAACAGCGGGTGGCCATCGCCCGCGCCCTGGCGATGGAACCGGACGTGATCCTCTTCGACGAGCCCACCTCCGCCCTCGACCCCGAACTGGTCGGCGAGGTGCTGACCACCATCCGCGGCCTGGCCGAGGAGAAGCGCACCATGGTCATCGTCACCCACGAGATGAGCTTCGCCCGCGATGTGGCCAACCGCGCGATCTTCATCGACAAGGGCGTGATCGTCGAACAGGGCGACGCCAAGACCCTGTTCAGCGCCCCCAAGGAAGAACGCACCCGGCAAT